One part of the Ursus arctos isolate Adak ecotype North America unplaced genomic scaffold, UrsArc2.0 scaffold_16, whole genome shotgun sequence genome encodes these proteins:
- the GHRH gene encoding somatoliberin yields the protein MLLWVFFLVMLTLSSGSHSFPPSLPLRIPRYADAIFTNSYRKVLGQLSARKLLQDIMSRPHGERNWEQGAKARLGRQVDGMGAGQKQTALESILAALLQKRRRGGLENCSHCPMSLGLNHANKW from the exons ATGCTGCTCTGGGTGTTCTTCCTGGTCATGCTCACCCTCAGCAGTGGCTCTCACTCTTTCCCACCGTCCCTGCCCCTCAG AATCCCTCGGTATGCAGACGCCATCTTCACCAACAGCTACCGGAAGGTGCTGGGCCAGCTGTCTGCCCGCAAGCTACTGCAGGACATCATGAGCCGCCCGCACGG AGAGAGAAACTGGGAGCAAGGAGCAAAGGCACGGCTTGGCCGTCAGGTGGACGGTATGGGGGCAGGCCAAAAGCAGACGGCATTGGAGAGCATCCTGGCAGCCCTGCTGCAGAAACGCAG AAGAGGAGGCTTAGAGAACTGCAGCCACTGCCCCATGTCCCTCGGCCTCAACCACGCCAACAAGTGGTGA